From a region of the Betta splendens chromosome 5, fBetSpl5.4, whole genome shotgun sequence genome:
- the LOC114855803 gene encoding mas-related G-protein coupled receptor member B5-like gives MNLSNINDTLMDTDDKSIHEVDSKAEAVKFYRILWVSTLSIAIVGLVLTPVAICAVSSLVKKDNVAPIFVINLLVSDIIQLCAMILWLTEDVIDIGEIARVFGLVASVGFMVCIALERYLLIVWPLWYRTRRTVKMCLLLCAVVWTLPLFYFIFGIFIILYSNMFFNITGVLLLLPLPLLVFFLVGTFRALSASISVHAEEKRRIVGLLVLVLLIYTLLFLPRIISYLLHYRDYRLHVVAAILLELNPVADLFLYIFLRKGAVNQVWFCLCCCRKNRTNRQSSSGLNDVDAVTSL, from the exons ATGAATCTGAGCAACATTAACGACACATTGATGGACACTGACGACAAAAGCATCCATGAGGTTGATAGTAAAGCAGAAGCTGTGAAGTTTTATAGAATACTATGGGTCTCAACATTGTCGATCGCCATCGTCGGCCTCGTCCTGACGCCCGTCGCCATCtgtgctgtttcctctctg GTGAAGAAAGACAACGTTGCTCCGATCTTCGTCATCAACCTCCTGGTGTCTGACATCATTCAGCTCTGTGCCATGATCCTTTGGCTGACAGAAGATGTTATTGATATTGGTGAGATCGCACGCGTCTTCGGTCTGGTGGCCAGTGTGGGCTTCATGGTGTGCATCGCTCTGGAAAG GTATTTGCTCATCGTCTGGCCGCTGTGGTACCGAACCAGACGAACAGTCAAGATGTGCCTGCTGCTCTGCGCTGTGGTCTGGACTCTTCCTCTATTTTACTTCATCTTTGGCATATTCATTATATTGTattcaaacatgttttttaatattactggcgtcctcctcctcctcccgcttccTCTGCTCGTGTTCTTCCTGGTTGGGACCTTTAGAGCTttgtctgcctccatcagtgttcatgctgaggaaAAGCGGAGAATTGTTggacttctggttctggtgctgctgattTACACACTGCTGTTCCTGCCTCGCATCATTTCTTACTTGTTACATTATAGGGATTATAGATTACATGTCGTTGCTGCCATTTTGCTTGAACTCAATCCTGTTGCTGACTTGTTCCTGTACATCTTCCTCAGAAAAGGGGCTGTGAACCAGgtttggttctgtctgtgttgttgcagaAAGAACAGAACTAATCGTCAGTCATCCAGTGGTTTGAATGATGTTGACGCAGTCACAAGTTTGTAG